The sequence below is a genomic window from Nicotiana tomentosiformis chromosome 6, ASM39032v3, whole genome shotgun sequence.
CAGAAGAGTGAAAAATAAAGAACTTGTGTTGTTTGGTGGTGTTGAAGTATATTTACATAAAACCACATCCCTTGTTTTAATTCTTTTTTTACACTCCCCATACTTTGAAATTATACATACATCTCTAGTTATTTTGTACATAGCTAATACTAGCATTTGGTTATTATAACCATAAGTTACGGGCAGTTATTTAATTCGTCGTTCAATCCAAAGACATACAGATGTTGAAACACCAAAAAGACATCTTCATAATAGTATGAAACAAAATGGTGCTGTATAGAAACATCATTAGCCAAAACACCCTTTCATTTGGTTACCGAATTATGAAATTAAACTGAATGGTACTTGTGGTTTCTATAAGCTCCCCGTACAACACCTGGGACTGATGCGAGCTCGCAATGGATTCTTCATTGTAACGGTAAAATCTGACCCTTCTGTTAGATCAACTTCATCTCCCTCCACAGGCTTCCATTCAAATTGCCAAATCAAATTAGCCACAAAGTACTGTAAATGGAGCATAGCAGATCCATAGCCTGGGCATATTCTCCTCCCTGCACCAAATGGCATCATCTTGATCTCTCGACTTCCTGTTATATCAAACTCTTGAAGAGTTCCATCTCCATCCACCAAGAATCTCTCTGGCTTGAATTCCATTGGATCATCCCACACATTTGGGTCCAAGCCCATTTCCCCCACCATAAAATTGATGGTAGCGTTCTTGGGTATAACATAGCCGTTCAACTCCATATCCTCTGTTACCCTATGTGGCAGAACAAAGTGAGTTGGTGGATGTCGCCTAAGACCTTCCAAAATCACTGCTTTCAAGTATGGCATTTTCTGTAAATCCTCCTCCTTCACTGCCTCCTCTATCACCTTATTGTTCTTAATTGATTGTAATAATGGTGTTGATTCCACAACTTGGCATatttctttatacaatttttcCTGAATGGAAGGGTACTTTACCAAGCATGCCATAATCCACTGCAAGGCGGTGTATGTTGTATCGCTGGCGGCAGCAAGGAACTCGCCGCAGAGGCTGGCCATCTCTTGGTAATTGAGCTTCCTCTTTTCTTCTGGCAATTCCAAATTCACCAGCGTATCAACATAAGCAATATCGGCTTCCAGCTCCTCCTCTTCTTTGTGATGATGATCAACTCCAGGTTTAGGCGCTCCCACTGCTTCTAATTTGTATTTCACCCGATCTTGGATCAGAGGGATGAAGACCCCGTCCAACTCTTTTCGTAGTTCAATGAGCTCTTTCCAGCGTTTTCTAAATATTGTTTTTCCTAAAAATTCAGGAAAGTAATCTAGTATTCTGAAACGGTGAAAATTTTTAAGTGCTCGATGTTGTGCGTCTTTAATTTGCTCTATTTGAAACTCATCGAGCTTATTCCCGAAGCAAATGAGGACAAGGAGACAGAAGATGGCATACTTAAAATGATCAAGTAACATGATCGCTTCCGTGGCAGAATCAGCTGCGGCTGATTCATGAGCAAGAAGGAGCTTTTGAATGAGTATGCCTAGTACCCAAGCTCGGTTCTTGGAGTGGGACTTGATGATGCGAGAGGGATGGAGCATTTCTGAGATGAGGTTTCGACGAAGGAGCCGCCACGTGGGACCATAAGAGCTGGATGCTATTGTCCGCTGGTTAGAGTTGAAAATTTTACTGGTTGTTGAAGCAATTGGCCGATCGGAGCAAATGGCACCTTGCTGAACTAAAGCCTGGTAGGCTAACAAGTGGCTGCTGATGACTATGGATGGAGATGAGTAGCCTATTTTTATGGCGATGATAGGACCATATTTGCGTTTGAGATCTCGAAGCATGAGTTCGAGATCGCGACTGGTTTTTCTTAGCAATGGTAACATCCCAATCACTGGGAAGATAAAGGGACCTGGTGGGAGTTTCTTTGTTTTCTGGAAGAAAAGATTAAAGAGAAGTATGAGGAAGAAAGAGATACAGAATGTGACCACAATGATGAACAAGCTTTCCATTATTCCAGTACTTGTGTTTGTCATCTAAATATTACCAGGACATATGTACTAGAGATAGAGACTTGCTACTTGTGGGTATCAAAGAAAGAAGAGTAGGATGATTAACAGATATTGAAGAAAGGAAAGTAGGAAGAGTAGAATTAAATGTTTCTTTATTATGACTCCCGCGTCCCCTTTCTGTTTGTAATCAAAGTATTTGAACAAGACTGCAAGGGACTAAATGTAACAGGAAATGCCTATATGACATTTTAGTTGCCTTCTGATCACTAATGTAGGAGATTATTTTAGTGCAATAAAAAAAGGAGGATGACAGCTAGCGTATGGCTAGACTGATTGAAAAATTCTTAAGACTTCTTATTATTAAAAATCTCTATCTTCTCCCACTACTATGGTACGTTACCTTTATAATATTAGTGTTGTATTAAATCTGTTTTAACATGTTAGTTTATACTAGCAGTAATTTTTATGAGATACATGCAGGGATGTGtgacaaacaaataaaaaattactGTTCTATCTGGAAGTGACACTGAGCGTGAAAAATCAGTTTTCCCTGTAGGAACCAAAATCACTTATTTTGGGGTAAAACAGAGAGACTCTCGTCTTCTTTCTAAAACGTGCAGAGACGTAGGGTATTGTATTCCACGGCGACTTGATGAAGTTATTGAAAGAATACAGCTAGAGATATTGCAGATAAAAGGCTGATGAACACCACTCTCACATGTAAGCAGACAAAATGGAGACTCTGGCTGATGAGTTGTGGCATTATACAAAacgatttttcatttttttaaaaactcaCTGAGCCAATTAATTTGGATTCTCCCCGGATAGGCCCGTTAAAAAGTGTAAAGCATTTCTTGTTGAAAGATTTTTTATTTCTAGGACTCGAACTCCAGACATCTAGTTAGAGAGAA
It includes:
- the LOC138893372 gene encoding cytochrome P450 89A2-like gives rise to the protein MTNTSTGIMESLFIIVVTFCISFFLILLFNLFFQKTKKLPPGPFIFPVIGMLPLLRKTSRDLELMLRDLKRKYGPIIAIKIGYSSPSIVISSHLLAYQALVQQGAICSDRPIASTTSKIFNSNQRTIASSSYGPTWRLLRRNLISEMLHPSRIIKSHSKNRAWVLGILIQKLLLAHESAAADSATEAIMLLDHFKYAIFCLLVLICFGNKLDEFQIEQIKDAQHRALKNFHRFRILDYFPEFLGKTIFRKRWKELIELRKELDGVFIPLIQDRVKYKLEAVGAPKPGVDHHHKEEEELEADIAYVDTLVNLELPEEKRKLNYQEMASLCGEFLAAASDTTYTALQWIMACLVKYPSIQEKLYKEICQVVESTPLLQSIKNNKVIEEAVKEEDLQKMPYLKAVILEGLRRHPPTHFVLPHRVTEDMELNGYVIPKNATINFMVGEMGLDPNVWDDPMEFKPERFLVDGDGTLQEFDITGSREIKMMPFGAGRRICPGYGSAMLHLQYFVANLIWQFEWKPVEGDEVDLTEGSDFTVTMKNPLRARISPRCCTGSL